A genomic stretch from Pochonia chlamydosporia 170 chromosome 4, whole genome shotgun sequence includes:
- a CDS encoding dynein light chain (similar to Colletotrichum fioriniae PJ7 XP_007599974.1) produces the protein MADKQAETPAPREKLEAQIKSADMTEDMQQESIEVAQEAMSKFTIEKDIAQHIKRTFDERKGPTWHCIVGRNFGSFVTHETKHFIYFYLGHCAILLFKTQ, from the exons ATGGCGGACAAGCAAGCAGAGACTCCTGCTCCTCGGGAGAAGCTTGAAG CTCAGATCAAGTCTGCCGATATG ACTGAGGACATGCAACAAGAGTCGATTGAAGTTG CTCAGGAAGCCATGTCCAAATTCACCATTGAAAAG GACATTGCCCAACACATCAAGCGCACA TTCGACGAGCGAAAAGGCCCTACCTGGCACTGCATCGTCGGCCGCAActttggcagcttcgtcaCCCACG AAACAAAGCATTTCATCTACTTCTACCTCGGCCACTGcgccatcctcctcttcaagacGCAATAA
- a CDS encoding NmrA family transcriptional regulator (similar to Metarhizium acridum CQMa 102 XP_007812582.1) — protein MSKLLVVFGATGNQGGSVINSVINDATLRDEYKIRAVTRDTSTPAAQHLQQKPVEVVKGDADNTSSVEKALQGAHTVFFLTTTIYDDKLEERELSQGRRIADAAVKVGAKYLIFSTLPCINDNSGGKYNKGGHFDCKAKVEEYIRTLPIKSAFFAPGSFMQNFATNMRPNGTDDGTYVLATVASPATKLPLIDITDTGKYVSAILADPDAFEGQVLCAATRLYTMEEIVGIISGSTGKTVAYRQLPEDVFRKFLPPSMGDYLVHMLLYIQDFGYYGEGTEEKVAWAAGKARGKLHSLEDYLAGNPLDLN, from the coding sequence ATGTCCAAACTTTTAGTCGTCTTTGGTGCCACAGGCAACCAAGGCGGATCGGTCATCAACTCAGTCATCAACGACGCCACTCTTCGTGATGAATACAAAATCCGAGCAGTCACCCGCGATACATCCACTCCCGCAGcgcagcatctccaacaaaAACCCGTCGAAGTAGTCAAAGGCGACGCGGACAACACATCCTCTGTAGAGAAAGCCCTCCAAGGTGCCCACACAGTATTCTTCctgaccaccaccatctaCGATGACAAGCTAGAAGAACGTGAACTTTCACAAGGGCGACGCATTGCCGATGCCGCTGTGAAAGTCGGCGCAAAGTatctcatcttcagcacACTGCCATGCATCAACGACAACTCAGGAGGCAAGTACAACAAGGGCGGGCATTTTGACTGCAAAGCCAAGGTGGAAGAGTACATACGAACGCTGCCTATCAAAAGTGCCTTCTTTGCACCGGGTTCGTTTATGCAGAACTTCGCAACAAACATGCGGCCCAATGGTACCGACGACGGCACGTACGTGCTTGCTACGGTGGCTTCTCCTGCTACCAAGCTGCCGCTTATCGATATCACGGACACGGGGAAGTATGTATCTGCAATTTTGGCTGATCCAGATGCCTTTGAGGGCCAGGTGCTCTGCGCGGCTACAAGGCTGTATACGATGGAGGAGATTGTTGGGATTATCAGCGGGAGTACTGGCAAGACTGTTGCTTACAGACAACTCCCGGAAGATGTGTTTCGGAAGTTCTTGCCTCCTAGTATGGGGGATTATCTTGTACATATGCTATTGTATATACAGGATTTCGGATACTATGGTGAAGGGACGGAGGAGAAGGTGGCGTGGGCGGCGGGAAAGGCTAGGGGGAAGCTGCATAGCTTGGAAGACTATCTTGCGGGAAATCCACTAGATTTGAATTAG